Proteins found in one Mytilus edulis chromosome 2, xbMytEdul2.2, whole genome shotgun sequence genomic segment:
- the LOC139511117 gene encoding uncharacterized protein: MGAHSGKLSGQNSIKGHEDIGNKVAIALKAGDSKLCHTVIKEYIKYGWNKNQICKWLIEAIFNHNLNVVKAIITGVDVEPELQSELRKLRYKGYTALRWAEVLESREIVDFLQRKEFVALGSSTNAWSAISSIIIIENEHLIQNVATLINKRHDVNKPHSDFTHSDANQCDTQDRVMLNETPFLVALKTGRYDVMALLLMNGALPLVEDFFLYRLLEINVRAKVFYLLLSCNALKSMPAGDTSLLQFLLARSIHVYVLSHVKPSIKDLIMLLLETFDDFCHEDKRFLLSNDVYTVDEEILAKIHSVLYEPRTLADLCRRRLRSHLGLSFQIFINYIKHGGFPPRIIKLRKEMPSSDV; this comes from the exons atgggAGCACATTCTGGCAAGCTTTCGGGTCAGAACAGTATCAAAG gtCATGAAGACATTGGAAATAAAGTAGCTATCGCTTTGAAAGCAG GAGACAGTAAGCTTTGTCATACTGTCATCAAGGAATATATCAAATACggatggaataaaaatcaaatttgcaAATGGCTGATAGAAGCAATTTTTAATCACAATTTAAACGTGGTAAAGGCAATCATTACAGGAGTAGATGTTGAGCCAGAATTACAATCCGAATTACGTAAGTTGAGATACAAAGGTTATACTGCACTAAGATGGGCTGAAGTACTCGAATCGAGGGAGATAGTGGATTTTCTTCAGAGAAAAGAGTTTGTTGCTCTCGGGTCCTCCACAAATGCCTGGTCTGCAATCAGTTCTATAATTATCATTGAAAATGAACATTTGATTCAAAATGTAGCAACACTGATCAATAAACGACATGATGTTAATAAACCTCATAGCGATTTTACACATTCAGATGCAAACCAGTGCGACACTCAGGATAGAGTAATGTTAAACGAGACGCCCTTTTTAGTAGCTCTCAAGACCGGCAGATACGATGTCATGGCCCTACTGTTGATGAATGGGGCACTACCGTTAGTCGAGGATTTCTTTTTATATAGACTTTTGGAAATTAATGTCAGAGCGAAGGTGTTTTATTTGTTGCTTTCATGTAACGCCCTTAAAAGCATGCCGGCAGGTGACACTTCTCTTTTACAATTTCTCCTGGCGCGAAGCATTCATGTGTATGTTTTAAGTCATGTAAAACCGAGTATAAAAGACCTCATCATGCTTCTTTTAGAGACATTTGATGATTTTTGCCATGAAGATAAACGATTCCTTTTATCAAATGATGTTTATACCGTAGATGAAGAAATATTGGCAAAAATTCACAGTGTGCTTTACGAACCACGAACATTAGCCGATTTGTGCAGACGTCGCTTGAGAAGTCATTTAGGTCttagttttcaaatttttatcaaCTACATCAAACATGGCGGTTTTCCTCCGcgtattataaaattgagaaaggaaatg
- the LOC139513612 gene encoding uncharacterized protein, with amino-acid sequence MGARSSKVPDYDCQKADKEFGRLECYRLYNAVINKPQSDVIYLLKYIKPGIALYPMSFEIWIDPKQTYKGFPVTCSCADEFETCLPTTSMTTDDMVSELGRCLKTGKCIHMRSHESNVSLGDGATKSYPENDCGGFYWVHLAVIMNKKKLIQEMSTWYLQNDKYSNTWFTLKNKLSVLYLALIHNHTEIMNDVMKLIDQLDTGSVYYIVCGYDLHKSIELDRLGVFKVLAEKIQLEKSDCRKMKELYNLALRSCAHGCLEFIADNYGQILENNMSNYDRLLNILNNLDNAIESGDCKIFYIVMKRYVKLGFVKRGQVKTQILGWFIEAVLNHNIRAVKTIVIGLDMHNEQELRSELRRLRYGGYSALKWAEELELTDIASFLSQEHFVALGSAHSPWSAISSTIIIENEHVIENIATLITRGHDVNKASSDLTYSRANVNQCNTQNRIMLNETPFYVALNTRRYDVLVKLLLNGALPVADERFLYRLVDNTIRAKIFYLLLSCNALESMPAGDTSLLQYLLIQSTNMNGPSYIKPEVKDLALLLLETFSCFCYEDKRFLLSIDINNVDEEILAKIHNVLYEPRTLADLCRRHLRNHLGLSFQLYINYIKHEGFPPRIIDFIQYRHLVLKYFNEEDIQSFEHSLI; translated from the exons ATGGGAGCACGTTCTAGCAAGGTTCCGGATTATGACTGTCAAAAAG ctGATAAAGAGTTCGGCAGACTGGAATGCTACCGTTTATACAACGCCGTCATAAATAAACCACAGAGTGACGTCATCTATTTGTTGAAGTATATAAAGCCTGGTATTGCTTTATATCCAATGAGTTTTG aGATTTGGATTGACCCAAAGCAAACATATAAAGGCTTTCCAGTAACCTGTTCGTGCGCTGATGAATTTGAAACATGCCTCCCTACAACAAGTATGACAACAGATGACATGGTATCGGAACTTGGTCGTTGTTTGAAAACCGGAAAGTGTATTCATATGCGCAGTCATGAATCGAACGTTTCTTTAGGAGATGGCGCTACAAAGTCGTATCCTGAAAATGATTGCGGTGGCTTCTACTGGGTTCACTTGGCCGTcataatgaataaaaagaaattgatTCAGGAAATGTCTACTTGGTATTTACAAAATGATAAGTATTCCAATACATGGTTTACACTGAAGAACAAGTTGTCGGTCTTATATCTGGCTCTCATACATAACCATACAGAAATAATGAATGACGTTATGAAGTTAATTGATCAACTGGACACAGGATCAGTCTACTACATAGTATGTGGATACGATTTACACAAGTCTATTGAATTAGACAGACTTGGTGTCTTTAAAGTTTTAGCAGAAAAAATTCAGCTTGAGAAGTCGGATTGCCGCAAAATGAAAGAGCTGTACAATCTAGCACTTCGTTCCTGTGCTCATGGTTGTCTTGAATTTATTGCTGATAACTACGGCCAGATTTTAGAAAACAATATGTCGAATTACGATCGATTATTAAATATCCTAAACAATTTGGACAACGCAATTGAGTCAG GGGATTGTAAGATTTTCTATATTGTCATGAAACGATATGTCAAATTAGGATTTGTCAAAAGAGGGCAGGTCAAAACGCAAATTCTCGGTTGGTTTATAGAGGCAGTTTTAAATCACAACATAAGAGCAGTAAAGACCATTGTCATAGGTTTAGATATGCATAATGAACAAGAATTACGATCTGAGTTACGTAGATTGAGGTATGGCGGTTACAGTGCACTAAAATGGGCTGAAGAACTCGAGTTGACCGACATTGCGAGCTTTTTAAGCCAGGAACATTTCGTTGCTCTTGGTTCTGCTCATAGTCCCTGGTCTGCAATTAGTTCGACAATAATCATTGAAAATGAACATGTAATTGAAAATATAGCAACACTTATCACTAGAGGACACGATGTTAACAAAGCCAGTAGCGATTTAACATACTCGAGAGCAAATGTTAACCAATGCAACACTCAGAATAGAATAATGTTAAACGAGACACCATTCTATGTAGCTTTAAACACCAGAAGATACGATGTATTGGTAAAACTATTGTTGAACGGGGCACTTCCAGTCGCTGACGAGAGATTTTTATACCGACTTGTGGACAATACCATCCGagcaaaaatattttatttactacTTTCATGTAACGCCCTCGAAAGCATGCCGGCAGGTGACACGTCTCTTTTGCAGTATCTTTTAATTCAGAGTACAAACATGAATGGACCTAGCTAtattaaaccggaagtaaaagatcTCGCCCTTCTACTATTAGAGACATTTAGTTGTTTCTGTTATGAGGATAAACGATTCCTTTTATCAATTGATATTAATAATGTTGATGAAGAAATATTAGCCAAAATTCACAATGTGCTTTACGAACCACGAACATTGGCCGATTTGTGCAGACGTCACTTGAGAAATCATTTAGGTCTTAGTTTTCAACTGTATATCAACTACATCAAACATGAAGGTTTTCCTCCGCGTATTATAGACTTCATTCAGTATCGACATTTGGTTTTAAAATACTTCAACGAAGAAGACATACAATCTTTTGAACACAGTCTAATTTGA